The genome window GATACCTTCCCTTCCGGATACCCATAGATCCATGGATCGCCTGAAGGATCAACAAACTGAACTGAAAGAACAGATCAATAAAGCCCTGTCGTTGACTCAGGCTTCTCAGTTGTCTGAAGCAGTTGATGTAGCCCGAAAATCTGTTTCAGAAAATATTGATCAGGCCAATCGATCGATTGATGAGAATCTTGAATCTCAGTTTAACGATGCCGGGTATGCAAGGCAGGGGAGTCATTTCACCAGAGTGGCCATCATCGATACATCTCTGCTTGGAGGATCGGAAACGGAGACCCATTCTTTTGAAGGATATCGATACTTTATCGCTCCTGAATTTGACACGCAGATTAATTTATCTGCTGATCATCTGAAAAATATGAACAGCGATATGGTAAGAGCAAGTGTCACCCTCGCTCAGGAACGTTTGCTTAAGTATATGAATCTTATCTTCGGAAATGAAACAGATGAAGATGATAAGCCGGTTGATTTAAGGACCGGGCTTGATCAGGATTTTATTCAATATCTTGAAGAACAGGAACGGATCTTTCAAGGTTCTGCTCAGTCCGGTTCTGATAAATATGATGAAACCAAAGGTTTGTTCAATTTCCATGTCGGTTATGCCCCCCTTATGGATGAGGATAGTCCGGAGGATATAAAGACCAGGGGCTTTGGGGAATTTGGAAGGATCTATGAACAGTTTATGATTCAACAGGCTCGACTCTTTAGAGGACTGGCTACTTTAAAAACACCCTGGTATTCAAGGAAAATTTGGGATGATGATGCCGACAATGACGGAGATTCAGACGGGTTGATTGGTGCTCCATCCGTCCGAACCGTTTCTGACATTGCTTTGACAGTGGCTGGAACTGCTCTTGGACTGGGATCATTTCCCGCCATGATGCTCGGTATGGTGGATGATGCACTTTTCACTGTTGCCGACATAGGCCTTGGTGTCCTGAGCAGCGATGAGGCCCTTGGAGGATTTGCCCAGAAAGCTGGAAGTTCATTGCTCAGCCTGGGAACGGGGGCTTTGGGAGGCAGTCTAGATTCAATGACGAGTCTGAGTCATGTCAGCGGGTTGGGTGAGGTTGTCAGCGATGTGGGAATTGCTGGGTTCAGTACCACTGTAAACAGTTTTGGAAATGCCACCATCCAGTCTTTGGATGGGGATGGTTTCAATATTGATCGTTTCAATTCGATGATTAATCCGGATTCTCTGAAAATGAACTATATAAGTGCATTAGCCGGGGCGGGAGTGAGTAGTTCTCTCGAAATAGGCACTTTTGGATTCATCAATGATGCCAAAGACAACACGGATGCCCTCACCCGACTCTCGGGCGGACTCACCTCATCGGGAATTGAGTATGCCATGACCGGGCAAACGAAGCTTAATATCGCAAAACTAAAAGGGACGGGAGTCTTGGAACTGAATTTGGGAGGAGGAACTCTCTTGAATATGGGAACAGGAGGTACAGATGTCAGTTCTGGTACACTCAGTCAAGCCTCCAATGGTTTAAAAGACTATGCTCAGAATAGAAAGATAAGAGAGGCTGGTGTGGACCGGATTTTGCGAGCCGCTATGAGAACGATCTATTCCGCAAATATGGATGAAACAGATGCCCTTTATGATGATATACTGAATAAAAAGGCTATCCTAAGTACAGGACGCGGCCAGGGGTATGAGGGGGTCTCAAGTCAGAACGACAGCGGACAAAGACTGATAGACTTGAATCTGGACGGCAAAAACAGTTTGGATCTAGGTGTGTTGTTAAGCCATGAGGCCTTCAGGGATGGTATTGATAATGGAAAAGATGATCAGGTAATGGAGACGCGAAATGCTGTTTTAGGACATATGTCAGTCAGTGCAGCACTAAGTAGAACCTATGGTGACAGATCCCTCAATATCACCAACCAAAATGAGGCCAAGATGTTTATGGAAGCCGTGAAGAATCAAGATCCGAATTCCCTGATAAGTTATGTTGATAGAGAATATGAGTCGACTGGAGATTATTGGAAGTTGATGGCAAATGAAGATGGATCTTTCACTATGGAGGACGATGGTAGAGGTGGAGTTTTTTATAATGATGACAATGGAGAGGAACATGAAATCGGCTACTTTACTGGTGGCAGTCGAACAGAACATCTCCAAAGAGTTCTAGGAATTGAGTTAACGCCAGGAGAGAAATCACGACTTAATAATGAAATGTTAGTAGGGCAAGGATCAGCAGATAGCTATAAAGATGGTCATTTTCTAGATGATAAAGGAAATGGAATCTCTATCGATTTATCGGGAGAGTGGTCTGACAGAATGGGTGCCGCGTTGGACTATGATCGTATGTTTGTCGATGCATGGCGGAACGACGGGAATATGGATTCAATTCTGGATCAGATGAGAATGATGAATGTTGCTGAACAATATGGGGCTTCATCTTCAAGCAGACAGGAATATTTAGCAAATATGATATCTTCCGCAGAGGATTTTTCCAATAGATTTGAAGCCGGGATTGCTACTGAACATTTATTTAGTCAGACTGAAATTGAAAATGAAGCTGGATTTGGGAATAATGCACTTTGCTATGCAACAGTTCCAGTCAACATTTATCAGTTAAGAGATCCTTCTATTAGTCTTGATATGATTGGAGATGCTATAAATCAGGCAAAAGGCAAGCAACTCATACAAGAAGATGGCACAGTTGATAATTATCGTAATTATCTGAAACTATTAGGGCAAGAATTCAATTCACCGCAATACCTTGCGAAAGGTTCAGACTTCAGCAGTTTGGAGAGCTATTTCAAATCTGACTATACAATGGCTGACGTTGGGATCTATGGTAATAACAAAGGAGAACAACACCATTATATGTATCGAAATGGCTATGATCCAATTGATCCATATCCAAACCAATTGTCATGGAGCAATATCAAATCATACCGTTATAGAGCTTTATCATGGATGGACTTCTAATGGAGAATAGCATGAAAATAAGATTTGTTATTACTTTAGCTTTAACTACATTTTTAAGTACATGCTCTGCTGAAAAATTGACTATTGATCAAGATCTGGTCTTTGTAGAAGGTGAAGAATTCATCCTTGGAAAAGAAAATCTTACATCTCATCTTGTTCGGGTGAAACTGGATGATTTTTATATTTCCAAATATGAAACAACGGTAGAACAGTGGGAGTTGTTCCTAGAAGATACAAAAATCCCTTATCTCTGGAGAGATAAGTACACAGATACAAGAATTGAATCTCCATACTCTGACTCTCCTATTCCTGTTCATTGGATTCAGGCTGTTGAATATTTAAATTGGGTGAGCAGGAAATATGGCCTCGAAGAATGCTATGTCATTAATGGTGAAGATGTTGAATGGATAAGAGAAGCAAATGGATACCGATTGCTAACAGATGCAGAATGGGAATATGCTGCACGTGGTGGAAATCTATCAAAAGGGTATGAATTTTCTGGAAGTAATGACCTTGATGAGGTCGCTTGGACTGGATGGAATTCTGCTAATACTGCCCATCCAGTTGGCATAAAGAAGTCAAACGAATTGGGGTTATTTGATATGAGCGGAAATATGAGTGAGTGGTGTTGGGATTTGTCATTTGATTATCCCAACAACCTTTCAGTCTTACTATCTAAACCAATAGGGCCATCTAAGGGTGAATATCTAAAAATTAAGGATGAATATTATCGTATTTCTCGTGGAGGATCGTATGGGACTGTAGATGAATTTCAATTTACTCCATTTTATCGAACAGGTTCTTTTGAAAAAGGAACAGGTTCAGGTGGTTTAGGTCTTCGATTAGCCCGAAACGCACCAATTGAATCTCCCTAATACCATTTTTACCTGCATTCTTCCAAAGGATTTACTCCCTACAGAATGACAAGTACAACAAAATCTTATTGAATATGCTTTTGAAATTGATTAGCGAAGAATAATAACCAATAAAATCCGGTAAAGATCAGTGTTGTCCCTTTATCCTATAGTCGAGGATCTGGGATTCCTTTGTTTCAACAGATCCAGCAGTATTTTTGCTGAACCAGTAGTAGTGCGCTTTCCCTGTTACCACTGGCGGACGGAGGGGAGGTTGACATATAAAAGGCTGGCAAATACCGATTGGTGTCAACAACGCCTAAAAAGTTCCTGTATTCAGCGGTTTAAAAGTTCCGCTTTTGGGTAAAATTAAACAGGATCAACGATCCCTATTTTCAACCGATCTTTCATCCGGTATGAATCCCCTTTAAGGCTCAGTACATGAGCATGATGAAGTAGTCTGTCGATGGTTGCCGTGGCAATGGCTACATCGTCTAAAATCTCTGCCCACCGGCCGAAAGGCTTATTAGTGGTGATGATCATACTGCCCTGTTCGTAACGTGTATTCACGATCTGGAAAAACAGATTTGCCTGTTCTTTTGACAGATTTTCATAACCCACTTCATCAACCAGAATCAGGTGTGGCTTACGCAGCCAGGTCAGCTTCCGTTTCAATCGCCCTTGTTCTCGTGCATGAGTCAAATTTTCCATCAGATCAATACAGCTGGTGTACCAGACGGTATATCCGTTCTGACAGGCTTTGTGAGCCAGAGCCAGCATTAGATGGGTTTTCCCAAGACCACTGGGCCCCATCAGTACCAGGTTTTCCTTTCGTTCAATGAAAGCCAAGCTGGATAATTCTGATAACTGGGATGCCGTCAGGCCTCCTTTCAACCAAGATAGATCAAAGTCGTCTAATAGCTTAATCGACGGCATTCCTGAGAGTTTCAGCCGGCTTTTGGCTGCCCGTTCCCTGCGAGGAATATATTCCAGTTCCAGTAAATCAGCGATTGATTGGGAAAGAGTATTCTCTGTGTGAGATTGAGCTTCAAGGTAACTTTCCAGTCCTGCAGCCATAAATTCCAGACCAAGGTCGTTCATTCTGTTTTCTATAGTCTCTTGCAGTACGTTCATGCCGTTACCCCCATAAGCCTGTCATAGCTTCCAGGGTGGCGAACTTCAACTTCTGTTTGCATCAGTGGAGATTTAGGAAGATTATTTGTTTCAGGAACACGGGCAACGACTTTCTTTGTCTCTCTTCGATTCTCCCTTTTCCAACGCTTCAGCAAAGACTCTCTGTCTTCCTGCCTGATTGATTCTGATTTTGATCCTTTGGGGAGAAGGTCAAAGGATCTTACTGACTCCTCGTAGATAAAGATTTCTCCGGTTCTCATCAATGTATCCACTTTCAGTACAGCAGTACGTCCGATATTCTGTGCCGGGACACTGTATTTGTTTGTTTCATAGCAAATTACACCTTCTCTGGAAACAATTATTTCTTTGATTAACCTTACATCAGGTGCAGCTGCCGGATTCCAGGGATTCATAAATGCCTTTTCGTACTCAAAGCGCTCTTTCCGGGTCTCTCGGAACTGGCTCATCTGTTTTTCTACTATAGTATTGATCCACTGGGAAACGGCATGATTGAGGTCTTTTAAAGTACCGGCTTGAGCTACCTCATTACGAATGAGAAAACTATGTCCAAGATAGCCGATAAAACGTTCTACCTTGCCCTTGGTTTGCGGTCTGCGTACCTGACAGCGAAGAGGGGTAAAACCGCAGGTTGATGCGAACTCCAAAAGTTTTGAGTTTACTTGCCAGACACTGCCGCTGTTGTACCAGGCGGTTCTCATGTTGTCATAGAGGATTTCTTTCGGAACAGCTCCGAAATATTTGAAAGCCATCAGATGAGCCTGTAGAAGCGTTGACGTGGTCATGTCTAGAGTGAACAGGACAAATGGAATTCTGCTGTAACCCAGAAGCATGACAAATGCATATACTTTTTGAAATCTACCATCAATCTCCATTTTTCCGCATTCTTTCCAGTCTACCTGGGCCTGGCGGCCAGGTTCTGTTTCAAAACGGATTACTGCTTTTTCAATGAGCTTTTTTCTGTGTTGACGTGCATAGTTTCTAAGAATAGTCATTTTGCCGGTGTAACCGGCATTTTTTAGCCTTTCGTGAAGGTAAACCAGATTAAAGTATGGATCATTTTCCAGAGTATCTTCTATTATGGGGTAGAATGGTTTTAGGATACTTTCCCGGGTCTTTCTGGGATGAGTTCCAAACTCCGGATTTAGGTATTTTCTAACCATCCGGTCGCTAACTCCAAGATATTCAGCGATATACTTTTGGGTATGGCCTTGATTGGCCATGATGCGTGCTACATGCATGCGATCTTCCTTTGGACACATAGGGGCAGGTTCCTTTTTGTAGAGGTTGTGGTAAACACTACTTTAGGATATTTGCCCCTTTTTATGTCATGAAAAGCGGAACTTTTTCGCCGCTGGATGTAGGAACTTTAGCACCGTTGTTCACAACTGGCTGTGTCAACACCGGAGATAACTTGCAGTTTAGCTCCGTTGCTTACACAATCGGCTGATTAAACTTTCATCCCCAGGCAGCAAACTCTTTCAATCTACTTATGATAGGGAGGTGTTGTGTACATTCACTTTCGCATAAACCGCAAGCTGTACAGTTTGAAGCTGTTCCACTTTTACCAGCTAAAACACCCCATTCATAGACATTTTCCAAAAGCTTTTTCATCTCTTCATCACTCTTATGAAAAACATGTTTTTCGTTGTATACCTGCATGAAGCTTGGAATCGCTATTTCCTGAGGGCACATATCGCAATATCCACAACCGGTACAGGCTTCATTCATTGAGGCTCCAACTTTCGTTTTAATCGATGAAATCTGATCATCTGTAAAAGGTTTGGCCTCATCTGCAATTCTGCAAGCTGTATCGATATGTTCCTTCGTGGTGAAACCATTTAGTGCTATTGTAATCTGAGGACAGGATATCACAAATCTTAAGGCTGCTTCTGTTGCAGATTCATTGCCTTCTGTGAGAAAATCTAATTCTTTCTCATGTGTCGGGATTGATCCTCCTCCTAGAGGATTCATAGCTACAACGCCGTAACCCATCTCATACGCGGTTTCCACACCTTCCCAGCGATAGGGGAAATTCAAAATATTCATTCCCAGCAAGATACCCTCGATCTTTCCGTCTTCAAGTATCTGTTTCACTTCATTACCCGTCTGGTGAGAAGACAAGACAATGTGATCGATTAAACCTTCTTTCTGGCATTGTAATAGACCTTCATATTGACCACCTGGCTTCATCGCCAGTTCATATTGATCGGTCTTTCTAATACACCAGATATGGTAGAAATCAATTTTTTTTACACCAAGTCGTTTTATTGACTTTTTGACTGCTTCAATAGCTTTCTCAGCTGTATCAAATTTTGTAGGCATACCCTTTGTTGAAACATAAAAATCTCCAGGCATATTTTTGAAGGCTTCTCCAAATATATCTTCACTTGTATCGGAACAGTATCCAGGTGCTGTATCAAAATAGTTGATCCCTTTGCTATTTGCATACCGTACCAATTCGGCATTTTCCTGCCTAGATTTTGTTTCATCAAAACGCATCCCGCCGAATCCTACAGCTGAGACTTTCTTTCCGGTTTTTCCATAAGTTTTATATATCATAGTGCTATCCTTTTTTAATATTTTATATCCTGGAGTATACTCAAGGTAAAGTAGACTTTTTAAAAATATTAATATCTAATATTGCATTAGTTTAGAGGTTCATTTAGAAACTGTTAAGCATTACACAATTATTTTATTACTTATGGGTACCCTTTGTGATGCTTAGGATCTCTTATATTGAAAATATTATATATTTTAATTAAACAACAGAGTCTCCGGGGAAAGACTGTTATTGCCTATCAAGAGCATTTCGGAGATGTAATTCTTTTATCCGATGACGAAAGATCAACTTTTCTTTCAGATGTCGCCAGAGTGGTCAGGACAATTTAAGCTAGATAAGATTAATTATGGCCATCACCAAGTGTTTTAAGCCTCTGCCGGATTTTCCCTGGCCAACACGCGAGGGATTGAGAGAGCAAAGAGACTATTTCCTACGGCCATGAGAGCAGCGAGAGAGAAGAGCCATTCCACACCGAAGCTTTTCCATATGAATCCGCCGAAGAAAGCTATGGCCACACTAATCAGATGATTGATAGAAATGCCTGTGGATAAGGTTGAGGTCATTTCCTCTTTGTCTTCACTGATTCTACTCACATAAACACTGGAGGCCATACTGGCATTCGAAATGATCCAATCCAGCACAAAGTTGATACTGACTACTATGAAGGCTATCTCATGAGGAAAAATTCTGTGGGCAAAGCCATAGAAGAGACAGACAAAGAAGAGTACAACAGTATCTCCGATCATAATGGTCCTGTAGCCAAGGCGGTCGATGAGCCGACCGATCAGGGGTGTGAAAAAAATATTCAGTAGGGCACAAAGACCTAATATGCTGGCCAGGTATTCCGTTTTAGCTCCGTAGTGAAGGATCAGAAGATAAGGACCAAAGGTTAGAAAAACCTGCTTTCTGGCGCCGTAAAAGACCTCCAATCCATAATATTTTCCATACTTTTTACGAAAATAAAGCCGTTTACGTTGCAGTTTTCCCTTGGATTGGACAATACCTAGGGATGTTATCAGAGCCAGGATAATGAGACATGCCACGGCGATGAAGACGATCACAAAGCCCTGTCTTCCACCGGCATCTCTATCGCTTCTAATTGATGGCATCAGGAATATCAGGGATACAATAGCCAATCCAATGACTTGTCCTGCATTTTCCACACCCCTGAGTAGTCCGATGGCAGCTCCCTCTCGTCCTGGCTCCGCCGAATGGATGGCATAGGACTGACGTACGGGCATGATCAAATGTTCTCCCAGGCTCCAGAGGGTAAGACTTATGACTGCTGGTACTATTGATGTTCCCAGTGCCAAAAATCCAATCATACCGGCAACTGAAAATCCTAGAGCCAGACGGATAATGCGTCGTTCGGCCATGCGGTAGAGTAGGGCCAGGAGTAAAAATAGGAGGAGTCCCGGGAGCTCTCGGAAGAATTCAACAATACCCCGTCCCGCTTCATCTATTCCCAGATAGGCCAGATAATTATCCTGGACCCCCCTGAATAGCCCTCCTCCAAGTCCGAACAACATCATAACCAGTAAGAACAGAGCATACCGCTCCACTCTATTGGACTGGAAAGACTTTTTTATGGCTGCTGTATTTATCATGAGTGTGAGAATACTCCTTTCCTCAGGGAGGAGCAAGTAATCGCCTCTGTTCATGGGTTTACTTACGGTTTATATTAGATTTTCGGGTAGGTTTTTGATAACTATTTCGCTCATTTTGTTGTCCATCAGGGGGACCTCTATGAGAGCCTTATTCTCTTTTGAGCCGCAGATTGTATGGAGTCGGCAGGTTTCTAATGTTTTTTGAATCAGATTTTGCCATAAGAATCTATTTTCTGATTTTAGAAGGTTGATAAACCGGCTCAGACGGAAAGCCGTGATCAGCTGAGCAGTGGTGAGGTTTTTATTCCAGGGCCAGACCGAAGAGCCGCAATACAAGGCGGGAGACTCGGGCAAACTATTATCACCAGGTTTGTCAAAACCCGGTAGTCCCGGGACGGCATAAAAGGGAGATATCCCAATTTCTGTTGGATGAGATGCCAGAAACAACAGGTTCCGCGAGACCGATTCAAGACTGTCCCCTTCGAGGCCGCATATAAAGTAGGTTACAGCCGGGATCTGGTTTTGTTTCAGGTAAAATAATACATCGGACAATAATTCCTGCTGTCCTGTACGGTTCTGATCAGACAAAATCTGGCTGTCGGTAGAAGCCATGGAGAGATTGAATCTAATAAATCCTGAATCAATCATCTTATTTATAATCGCATGAGTCAGATGGCGGTAGTCTAGGCCGTTTTCTGCCGATAGGGTTGCTCCTGGGTATCTGAAATGAAAGGAATCCAGGAACTGGCAGAAATAATCTGCGTCTGCCAGAAGGTTGTCATCTTCCAGGTTTAAGTGGAACTCTTCCTGGTGGGTCTGTTCAAGAAGAATCAATAAATCTTCTATAGCGATTTTTCTAAAATTTCTACCATGAGTCAGGTGGTTGGCACAGAATTGACATCGATAAGGACACCCCCTGGTGAGCATCGTACTGTATTGAAGTTTTCCCTGGGCTCTATAGGCAGGACTGAGGACGGGAGTAATCATGTGACTTTCTTCTTTCACACCAGGTAAGTCTGTCATGTTTTTTTCGGCTTCTCCGCAGCGGACTTTTTCAAAGAGACCGGTCTTTCTGAACCAATCTGGGTTGACCGATACTCCTGCACCGCCAATGTCCAGTGGGAGGTCAGGAGAGTGCTTTTTTAGTTCTTTAGCTAAAAGGACAGCCTCCTCGGCATAACACCAGGCTAAACAGCTGATCATGACTCTTTCCGGACTGGCTGACAGTATCTGCTGGCAACAATCATTGAAACTGGGACCAAAATGCTTACGTTGCCTAAACCAGGTAACCGGTCCTTTTTCATCCGTAATGAGAAAGGCTTTGAGGTAGTTCAGCTCCCTCGGAAGAGGGGGTGTATGAATCTCTCCTGAATGAGAGGGGAAATTAAAGAGAGTGATTGAGTGACCAGCCTCTTCTAATATTTTTTGCACAGTGAGAGAACCCATGGCAGAATGGCGGTGTGGGGACTGATAGAAGTCTCTAATAGGTGGTTGTGCAATAACAATCTTCATCATTTATTACCAGAAATAAAATAAAAATGGCAGGAAAAACAGGAAAATCAGCGTTGAGATCGTGATGGAGTTGGCTATGAAGTCGGTATCCAGTCCAAACATGTCGCTGATTACCATGATGGACACTCCCAGGGGGGCCATGACATTGATGATCAAAACTTTGCGGGAGGTTTCATCAAACCAAGGGAGTTGAAATAGAATTGCTGTAGCGGCAATCCAGACAACAAAGCGCACCACTAGGAATGGAAGGAGAGGAAGAGCAGAACGTAATGAGCTTTTGATGGAGATTGATAGACCCATACAGAACAGGATAAGTGGAACCGCCATGGACCCAAAGCTTTCAGAAAATTGGGCCAGTCCTTCAGGCAAGGATATATTCATAATACCGAAGATCAGTCCTAAGGCAACCATTATCAAGAGAGGAATAATATTAAAGTGAATACTCTTCTTATCTAACTTTTGATGCTTAGTTAGTTTCAGTACAACGGTGATTAAAAAGCCATAGAACAGCAGAATAGGCCAAAAAAATGAGGTATAAAAAATCCCTCTTTGGAGGCCGTCTGCTCCGATGAGAAGCTCATGGAGTTTCCAACAGATGTAGCCTATATTTCCGGAAATGGCTAACATAAACAATTCGGCTTTATATTTATTAACCCATCTACTTTTGGGTGCCAGGAATGTAAGGATACCCCAGGAAATGAGCCAGACAATGCCGAGAAATAGGAAAAAACCGAGAGACATGGGTAAAAATTGACCGGCGGTTTTCAAATCCATCACTATTAATGAATTAAAGACCATAAATGGGATGGTCACTCTGACAGCAAACTGCTGAATATAGATCCGGTGGGAAGGATCTATGAAATTGCCATTTCGGCACAATAGACCAAGGAAAATAGGAAGGAATAGGGCTACTAATGCTGGTATAAGGTCGCTCATAGTTCACCATTCAATTGTTATTTATGTATCTAGTCAATCCTGATCGTAATAAAAATTTAATACTTCTCGTTGATACACCTCATTACTAATATGTTTTCTTAAGCTCCCATTTTTCGAATCTCATCATTGAGAGTAGAGGCGGTCTGGCTGTTTTTATCGCTCAAATTTTTAAGGACATCTGTCCCATTGGATAACTGAACAACACCTCGGGACATTTCCAGAGTCTCTTGTATGAGGTCAGTCTGTTGCCTTTCCAGTTCTCCCATATGTGTACTTATCAGGCTGCTGCTGTTTCTGACACTCTCGGTCTCTTCATGAAGACGGGAGGATCCTGTTTGTACGGTTTTTAATAATTCAAAGAAATCTCTAATGATATGGTTTATTTCAATGTTTGATTTTTTTAATTTGTTCATGGCTTCCATGGACTTACTG of Oceanispirochaeta crateris contains these proteins:
- a CDS encoding formylglycine-generating enzyme family protein: MKIRFVITLALTTFLSTCSAEKLTIDQDLVFVEGEEFILGKENLTSHLVRVKLDDFYISKYETTVEQWELFLEDTKIPYLWRDKYTDTRIESPYSDSPIPVHWIQAVEYLNWVSRKYGLEECYVINGEDVEWIREANGYRLLTDAEWEYAARGGNLSKGYEFSGSNDLDEVAWTGWNSANTAHPVGIKKSNELGLFDMSGNMSEWCWDLSFDYPNNLSVLLSKPIGPSKGEYLKIKDEYYRISRGGSYGTVDEFQFTPFYRTGSFEKGTGSGGLGLRLARNAPIESP
- the istB gene encoding IS21-like element helper ATPase IstB, producing MNVLQETIENRMNDLGLEFMAAGLESYLEAQSHTENTLSQSIADLLELEYIPRRERAAKSRLKLSGMPSIKLLDDFDLSWLKGGLTASQLSELSSLAFIERKENLVLMGPSGLGKTHLMLALAHKACQNGYTVWYTSCIDLMENLTHAREQGRLKRKLTWLRKPHLILVDEVGYENLSKEQANLFFQIVNTRYEQGSMIITTNKPFGRWAEILDDVAIATATIDRLLHHAHVLSLKGDSYRMKDRLKIGIVDPV
- the istA gene encoding IS21 family transposase, giving the protein MHVARIMANQGHTQKYIAEYLGVSDRMVRKYLNPEFGTHPRKTRESILKPFYPIIEDTLENDPYFNLVYLHERLKNAGYTGKMTILRNYARQHRKKLIEKAVIRFETEPGRQAQVDWKECGKMEIDGRFQKVYAFVMLLGYSRIPFVLFTLDMTTSTLLQAHLMAFKYFGAVPKEILYDNMRTAWYNSGSVWQVNSKLLEFASTCGFTPLRCQVRRPQTKGKVERFIGYLGHSFLIRNEVAQAGTLKDLNHAVSQWINTIVEKQMSQFRETRKERFEYEKAFMNPWNPAAAPDVRLIKEIIVSREGVICYETNKYSVPAQNIGRTAVLKVDTLMRTGEIFIYEESVRSFDLLPKGSKSESIRQEDRESLLKRWKRENRRETKKVVARVPETNNLPKSPLMQTEVEVRHPGSYDRLMGVTA
- a CDS encoding aldo/keto reductase, whose product is MIYKTYGKTGKKVSAVGFGGMRFDETKSRQENAELVRYANSKGINYFDTAPGYCSDTSEDIFGEAFKNMPGDFYVSTKGMPTKFDTAEKAIEAVKKSIKRLGVKKIDFYHIWCIRKTDQYELAMKPGGQYEGLLQCQKEGLIDHIVLSSHQTGNEVKQILEDGKIEGILLGMNILNFPYRWEGVETAYEMGYGVVAMNPLGGGSIPTHEKELDFLTEGNESATEAALRFVISCPQITIALNGFTTKEHIDTACRIADEAKPFTDDQISSIKTKVGASMNEACTGCGYCDMCPQEIAIPSFMQVYNEKHVFHKSDEEMKKLLENVYEWGVLAGKSGTASNCTACGLCESECTQHLPIISRLKEFAAWG
- a CDS encoding MFS transporter, which codes for MINTAAIKKSFQSNRVERYALFLLVMMLFGLGGGLFRGVQDNYLAYLGIDEAGRGIVEFFRELPGLLLFLLLALLYRMAERRIIRLALGFSVAGMIGFLALGTSIVPAVISLTLWSLGEHLIMPVRQSYAIHSAEPGREGAAIGLLRGVENAGQVIGLAIVSLIFLMPSIRSDRDAGGRQGFVIVFIAVACLIILALITSLGIVQSKGKLQRKRLYFRKKYGKYYGLEVFYGARKQVFLTFGPYLLILHYGAKTEYLASILGLCALLNIFFTPLIGRLIDRLGYRTIMIGDTVVLFFVCLFYGFAHRIFPHEIAFIVVSINFVLDWIISNASMASSVYVSRISEDKEEMTSTLSTGISINHLISVAIAFFGGFIWKSFGVEWLFSLAALMAVGNSLFALSIPRVLARENPAEA
- a CDS encoding B12-binding domain-containing radical SAM protein, whose amino-acid sequence is MMKIVIAQPPIRDFYQSPHRHSAMGSLTVQKILEEAGHSITLFNFPSHSGEIHTPPLPRELNYLKAFLITDEKGPVTWFRQRKHFGPSFNDCCQQILSASPERVMISCLAWCYAEEAVLLAKELKKHSPDLPLDIGGAGVSVNPDWFRKTGLFEKVRCGEAEKNMTDLPGVKEESHMITPVLSPAYRAQGKLQYSTMLTRGCPYRCQFCANHLTHGRNFRKIAIEDLLILLEQTHQEEFHLNLEDDNLLADADYFCQFLDSFHFRYPGATLSAENGLDYRHLTHAIINKMIDSGFIRFNLSMASTDSQILSDQNRTGQQELLSDVLFYLKQNQIPAVTYFICGLEGDSLESVSRNLLFLASHPTEIGISPFYAVPGLPGFDKPGDNSLPESPALYCGSSVWPWNKNLTTAQLITAFRLSRFINLLKSENRFLWQNLIQKTLETCRLHTICGSKENKALIEVPLMDNKMSEIVIKNLPENLI
- a CDS encoding AEC family transporter; its protein translation is MSDLIPALVALFLPIFLGLLCRNGNFIDPSHRIYIQQFAVRVTIPFMVFNSLIVMDLKTAGQFLPMSLGFFLFLGIVWLISWGILTFLAPKSRWVNKYKAELFMLAISGNIGYICWKLHELLIGADGLQRGIFYTSFFWPILLFYGFLITVVLKLTKHQKLDKKSIHFNIIPLLIMVALGLIFGIMNISLPEGLAQFSESFGSMAVPLILFCMGLSISIKSSLRSALPLLPFLVVRFVVWIAATAILFQLPWFDETSRKVLIINVMAPLGVSIMVISDMFGLDTDFIANSITISTLIFLFFLPFLFYFW